One genomic segment of Polyodon spathula isolate WHYD16114869_AA chromosome 17, ASM1765450v1, whole genome shotgun sequence includes these proteins:
- the LOC121330018 gene encoding tripeptidyl-peptidase 1-like → MRSLLPALLFLLSCPVRCIYLESDQNTSIPEGWSNAGRVAASDQVQLTFALKQRNVRELRELLGRVSDPDSSQYGKYLSLEQLSALVQPSELTQKVVWRWLESHGVQDCHSVETQDFLQCAMPARVAEKLLPGCEFSRYVKGHQSLVRSPVPYGLPDELSEHLDLVGGVHRFPDSKMALRRTWANGKKQKAEFHLGVSPSILRQRYNLTASDVGSSQNNSQAVAQFLEQYFHPADLAEFMKLFGRGFKNLPEVERVVGKQRCRKAGLEASLDVEYIMSTGANIPTWVFTNPGRHESQEPFLQWLLLLSNMSAVPWVHTISYGDDEDSLSQAYMQRINVEFMKAGVRGVTLLFASGDSGAGCMKDSKGGNTFRPSFPASSPYVTTVGGTSFKNPFQVTYEVTDYISGGGFSNVFEMPDYQVNAVNSYLKVMKALPPKTYFNSSGRAYPDVAALSDNYWVVTNRIPIPFVSGTSASTPVFGGILSLINDHRFLKSLPALGFLNPRLYKLQGSASSALFDVTEGCHLACLDEQVQGQGFCAAPSWDPVTGWGTPNYPHLLTALGD, encoded by the exons ATGAGGAGTCT GCTTCCAGCCCTGCTGTTTCTCTTGAGCTGCCCTGTCAGATGCATATACCTGGAGTCTGACCAGAACACCTC CATCCCTGAGGGCTGGAGCAATGCTGGGCGTGTGGCAGCCTCTGATCAGGTTCAGCTGACCTTCGCACTTAAACAGCGGAATGTGAGAGAGCTGAGAGAGCTGCTGGGCCGGGTATCGGACCCGGATTCCTCTCAGTACG GTAAGTACCTGTCCCTGGAGCAGCTCTCCGCCCTGGTCCAGCCCTCGGAACTGACCCAGAAGGTGGTGTGGAGGTGGCTGGAGAGCCATGGAGTGCAGGACTGCCACAGCGTGGAGACCCAGGACTTCTTGCAGTGTGCCATGCCAGCCCG CGTGGCGGAGAAGCTGCTGCCCGGCTGTGAGTTCAGCCGCTATGTGAAGGGGCATCAGTCACTGGTGAGGTCGCCAGTCCCATACGGGCTGCCTGACGAGCTGTCTGAACACCTGGACTTAG TGGGAGGAGTCCACCGATTCCCAGACTCGAAGATGGCCCTGAGGCGTACTTGGGCCAATGGGAAGAAGCAGAAGGCAGAGTTTCACCTGGGGGTGTCACCCTCCATCCTCAGGCAGCGCTACAACCTGACAGCCAGCGACGTGGGCTCCTCCCAGAACAACAGCCAGGCCGTCGCTCAG tTCCTGGAGCAGTACTTCCACCCTGCAGACCTGGCAGAGTTCATGAAGTTGTTTGGGAGAGGATTCAAGAACCTGCCCGAAGTGGAGAGGGTCGTGGGCAAGCAAAGGTGCAGGAAGGCAGGGCTCGAGGCGAGCCTGGACGTGGAGTACATCATGAGCACTGGCGCCAACATCCCCACCTGGGTCTTCACCAATCCAG GCAGGCATGAGTCCCAGGAGCCGTTCCTGCAGTGGCTGCTGTTGCTTAGCAACATGTCTGCGGTGCCCTGGGTGCACACCATCAGCTACGGGGATGACGAGGACAGCCTGTCCCAGGCCTACATGCAGAGGATCAACGTGGAGTTCATGAAAGCCGGCGTGCGCGGGGTCACCCTGCTCTTCGCTTCAG GTGACAGTGGTGCTGGCTGCATGAAAGACAGTAAAGGGGGTAACACTTTCAGACCCAGTTTTCCAGCCTCCAG TCCCTACGTGACCACAGTGGGTGGGACATCTTTCAAGAACCCCTTCCAGGTCACTTACGAGGTGACGGACTACATCAGTGGCGGCGGGTTCAGCAACGTGTTTGAGATGCCCGACTACCAG GTAAATGCTGTGAACTCGTACCTCAAAGTAATGAAGGCTCTTCCTCCCAAGACCTACTTCAACAGCAGCGGGCGAGCTTATCCAGACGTGGCAGCTTTGTCTGATAACTACTGGGTGGTCACCAACAGAATCCCCATCCCGTTTGTGTCTGGCACTTCG GCCTCGACTCCGGTGTTCGGAGGGATCCTGTCCTTGATTAACGATCACCGTTTCCTCAAATCTCTTCCGGCTCTGGGGTTTCTGAACCCGCGCCTCTACAAGCTGCAGGGAAGCGCCAGCAGTGCCCTCTTCGAT GTGACAGAAGGATGCCACCTGGCTTGCCTGGACGAGCAGGTCCAAGGACAGGGGTTCTGCGCCGCTCCGTCCTGGGACCCCGTCACGGGCTGGGGGACCCCAAACTACCCCCACCTCCTGACCGCTCTCGGGGACTGA